The Coffea arabica cultivar ET-39 chromosome 9e, Coffea Arabica ET-39 HiFi, whole genome shotgun sequence genome has a window encoding:
- the LOC140014557 gene encoding zinc finger BED domain-containing protein RICESLEEPER 2-like: MAESANPDLSGMAKTMKDKYDKYWGRVEKMNMLIFIACMLDPRTKFEYFEFIACKMYGDTEGAVVARVAKDAMYELFDEYKRFNTAAGSITISQSSTSSLSSGSENSISSFDGEKGNSLRLPILSQMARDVLVVPVSTVASESDFSTGGRVLDPFRSSLTPRIVQALISAQDWL; the protein is encoded by the exons ATGGCAGAAAGTGCTAATCCTGACTTGAGTGGAATGGCAAAAACGATGAAAGACAAGTATGATAAGTATTGGGGAAGAGTGGAGAAAATGAACATGTTGATTTTCATTGCTTGCATGCTTGATCCTAGGACAAAGTTTGAGTATTTTGAATTCATTGCTTGTAAAATGTATGGTGATACCGAGGGTGCCGTTGTGGCTCGTGTAGCCAAGGATGCAATGTATGAATTGTTTGATGAATACAAGAGATTCAATACTGCTGCTGGATCAATTACTATTTCTCAATCCTCTACTTCTTCACTGTCTAGTGGATCTGAAAATAGCATCTCTTCCTTTGATGGAGAA AAAGGTAATAGTCTTCGGTTGCCAATACTTTCGCAAATGGCTCGTGATGTGTTGGTTGTCCCGGTCTCTACAGTTGCTTCCGAATCTGACTTTAGTACCGGAGGACGTGTTCTTGACCCATTCAGAAGCTCTTTAACTCCAAGAATTGTGCAAGCCTTGATTTCTGCTCAAGACTGGTTGTAG